In Acinetobacter sp. C32I, one genomic interval encodes:
- a CDS encoding translocation/assembly module TamB domain-containing protein → MTEVEQQLTPPTKPRPPRRIARNIVLIVLIILLLLVSSLVVMMSTDKGSRFLLDRVLQSQKTIKYEYESGNLLSGIILKNVLVRLEGIDVSLDRADVSLGWRAILKKEVHLSHADVRNLKILDKKPPSGKPFGFDPIKLPFVLRVDEASLDHLQLQTSTSKVDFSDIYLKDALWSETKLKFEDSRMKMEFLAVNNATGEMDFSGKYPLNATADLIIPSLKSLDIDVIKVAARGSLDTLKVGVATRTPDLLTGWAVIHPVREHVPMNGELFFKNYHLPLLKDQKLFAKDGIAKFNGDIQKLILTLNTDLKGEQVPQGQYTALMDTDLTHQLNIREFNGQLMGGVVSLLGFVNWHDHVSWDVKGRLDGLDPKDKTVPQIAQDFLPPNLDASLNSTGSMEKGLVLNAQLAFDKFETWAVKLDQAEEKDNKAQPMLLDVSWKGIDRAMPYIGWLSSEEGHTNLTLKEGQQNIYLTTTIRPHEQALLPTGKYDARLDVNGDLLNVESFRYEAEKGSLSGQAKVKLPTEKQQLSWQAQLKAQDFNPQSIAAAAPINLLNGEIKATGFAKPNQQIIRFEQIDLTGQLPQDNKIETIALKGKSTAALIFNDEKAGGGFKSFAVDYDGSLNALNQGNGILKIKIAGTPEYIKINELNHDGVAGKIFATGAVNLKDKLGWDIDASLVRFKPQYFVSSVKGEVSGRVKTLGVWSDKLKRIDIRQLNVAGFLNNKPIRGRGNLSLLLDSNQEGFLPQQFEANDLFFAYAQNQLQATGNAQNLRIKLNAPALYELYPGLRGRAYGSLNVQSQPRLKATANMMVDNFAFNDLVTIRSLKVQGELPTSETTPTQLTATLDRLRNGNREIEHATVNLAGTRKAHVLKVESKNRQSNFYLQLAGGFNPKNDWLGQLQKGNFTSRNISLVQNQSAPIIYTTAQQELYVGQHCWQSSSSQLCLDQPARLSKAKGSFSFITKNLDLKDFTAFMPEGLAVTGQLNGYAKASWAQGSHPKLDARLVTQKGEIGLAADDPQDPATTVTYDELSLIAKSISEGLLLRVDMKTPDIGTGYANVIVNPYQANMPLRGEVAFNDVQLKVFKPFIKDVRSMSGTLALAGKMDGTLTQPQFAGEMRLKNGAISMISLPVNLSNIQLYSSIRQQSASIDGAFNSGQGVGRLKGNFDWKNDPHLNLTLKGDNLLVRQAPMITAIVEPDLSLDVYPFAQRLSLKGKIDVPRARISMPESSATVVNLSPDVRVVQQGQDLLATLKAAKPWDIRADMTVTLGNQVIFQGFESTIPLVGRLHLSQRGLETAMRANGAIGVSQKVKIEAYGQSLDLNRAIARFNGPLANPTLDIDANKPVQGSMVGVRVTGTATVPNIQIYNDAGLSEQEALNALLTGRINEGNSGLSNTEGFKSDVNNTIAAAGISMGLGGTRALTNQIGRTFGLSGLALDAQGTGDDTQVSLTGYITPDLFIRYGIGVFTPVNKLTLRYQMNRRLYLEASQSLERAIDVFYNWRF, encoded by the coding sequence ATGACGGAAGTAGAACAGCAACTTACCCCTCCAACAAAGCCAAGACCACCACGGCGCATAGCTCGAAATATTGTGCTGATTGTACTGATCATTCTTTTATTATTGGTCAGTTCTTTGGTAGTGATGATGTCAACGGATAAGGGTAGCCGTTTCCTATTAGACCGTGTACTTCAAAGCCAGAAAACCATTAAATACGAATATGAAAGCGGTAATCTGCTTTCAGGCATTATTTTAAAAAATGTATTGGTGCGACTAGAAGGAATTGATGTTTCTTTAGACCGTGCAGATGTGTCTTTAGGCTGGCGAGCAATCCTAAAAAAAGAAGTGCATCTTAGCCATGCTGACGTTCGTAATCTAAAGATTCTTGATAAGAAACCACCATCTGGCAAACCATTTGGATTTGACCCGATCAAACTTCCTTTTGTATTGCGGGTTGATGAAGCTAGCCTAGACCACTTGCAACTGCAAACCTCCACATCTAAAGTCGATTTTAGCGATATTTATTTAAAAGATGCGTTATGGTCAGAAACCAAATTAAAGTTCGAAGACTCACGCATGAAAATGGAGTTTTTGGCAGTTAACAATGCAACGGGAGAGATGGATTTTAGCGGTAAATATCCACTCAATGCGACTGCTGACCTGATTATTCCATCACTCAAAAGCCTAGATATCGATGTCATTAAAGTTGCAGCCAGAGGTTCTCTAGATACCTTAAAAGTTGGTGTGGCAACTCGAACCCCAGATCTGCTCACAGGTTGGGCGGTCATCCATCCCGTGCGTGAACATGTGCCGATGAATGGTGAGTTATTCTTTAAAAACTATCATTTGCCATTACTCAAAGACCAAAAATTGTTTGCAAAAGATGGTATTGCAAAATTCAATGGCGATATCCAGAAACTGATTCTAACACTGAATACCGATTTAAAAGGCGAGCAAGTACCACAGGGTCAATATACGGCACTGATGGATACCGATTTAACCCATCAATTGAATATCCGTGAGTTTAATGGCCAATTAATGGGTGGGGTGGTCAGCTTGCTGGGTTTTGTAAACTGGCATGATCATGTGTCTTGGGATGTTAAAGGTCGTTTAGACGGCTTAGATCCGAAAGACAAAACCGTACCGCAAATCGCACAAGATTTCTTGCCACCAAACTTGGATGCCAGCCTTAACTCTACAGGTTCAATGGAAAAAGGCTTGGTGCTGAATGCCCAACTTGCATTTGATAAGTTTGAGACTTGGGCGGTTAAGCTGGACCAAGCGGAAGAAAAAGATAATAAAGCACAACCGATGTTGCTGGATGTGTCATGGAAAGGAATTGACCGTGCGATGCCTTATATCGGCTGGCTCAGCAGTGAAGAAGGTCATACCAATCTGACTTTAAAAGAAGGTCAGCAAAATATTTACCTCACAACCACGATTCGTCCTCATGAACAAGCGTTATTACCAACAGGAAAATATGATGCGCGTTTAGATGTAAATGGCGATCTATTAAATGTGGAAAGCTTCCGTTATGAGGCGGAAAAAGGCAGTTTGTCGGGACAGGCCAAAGTTAAGCTGCCAACCGAAAAGCAACAGCTTTCATGGCAAGCTCAGCTTAAAGCTCAGGATTTTAATCCGCAAAGCATTGCTGCAGCTGCACCAATCAATCTATTGAATGGTGAAATTAAAGCCACTGGCTTTGCCAAACCAAACCAACAAATCATTCGTTTTGAACAGATTGATTTAACAGGGCAATTGCCACAAGACAATAAAATAGAAACCATTGCCCTCAAAGGAAAAAGTACAGCTGCCTTGATTTTTAATGATGAAAAAGCGGGTGGCGGCTTTAAAAGTTTTGCCGTGGATTATGATGGTTCTTTGAATGCATTGAATCAAGGTAATGGTATTTTAAAGATTAAAATTGCAGGTACGCCTGAGTATATCAAGATCAATGAACTTAATCATGATGGTGTGGCAGGCAAAATCTTTGCAACGGGTGCGGTCAACCTTAAAGATAAATTAGGTTGGGATATTGATGCTTCACTGGTACGTTTTAAGCCCCAGTATTTTGTATCCAGTGTCAAAGGTGAAGTCTCTGGACGAGTTAAAACACTTGGTGTTTGGTCCGATAAACTGAAACGGATTGATATCCGTCAGCTCAATGTTGCAGGTTTCCTGAATAACAAACCGATTCGTGGTCGCGGTAATCTGAGTTTATTGCTTGATTCGAACCAAGAAGGTTTCTTGCCGCAACAATTTGAAGCCAATGACTTATTCTTTGCTTATGCACAGAACCAGTTACAAGCCACAGGCAATGCGCAAAACTTACGGATTAAGTTGAATGCACCTGCCTTGTATGAGCTTTATCCAGGCTTACGTGGTCGTGCCTATGGCAGTTTAAATGTACAGTCACAGCCGCGCCTAAAAGCAACTGCAAATATGATGGTTGATAATTTTGCCTTTAATGATCTGGTGACGATTCGTTCATTAAAAGTGCAAGGTGAATTACCGACTTCTGAAACCACACCTACTCAGCTGACCGCAACTTTAGACCGTTTGCGTAATGGTAATCGCGAAATCGAACATGCAACCGTGAATCTAGCGGGAACACGCAAGGCACATGTGTTGAAGGTGGAGAGTAAAAACCGTCAATCGAATTTCTATTTACAACTGGCAGGTGGTTTCAATCCGAAGAACGATTGGTTAGGCCAATTGCAAAAAGGTAATTTTACTTCACGTAATATCAGTTTGGTACAAAACCAAAGTGCGCCGATTATCTATACGACCGCACAACAGGAATTGTATGTCGGTCAGCATTGCTGGCAGAGTTCCAGCAGCCAGTTATGTCTGGATCAGCCTGCACGTCTTAGCAAAGCCAAAGGCAGCTTCTCCTTCATTACCAAAAATCTAGATTTAAAAGATTTTACCGCATTTATGCCTGAAGGTTTGGCGGTCACAGGTCAATTGAATGGTTATGCCAAAGCATCTTGGGCTCAGGGTAGTCATCCGAAACTGGATGCGCGTTTAGTTACCCAGAAAGGTGAAATCGGATTGGCGGCGGATGATCCACAAGATCCTGCTACAACGGTCACTTATGATGAATTGAGTCTGATTGCGAAAAGTATCAGCGAAGGTTTGTTATTACGTGTCGATATGAAAACACCAGACATTGGTACCGGTTATGCCAATGTAATTGTTAATCCATATCAAGCCAATATGCCATTGCGTGGTGAAGTCGCATTTAATGATGTACAGCTCAAAGTCTTTAAGCCATTTATTAAAGATGTACGTTCAATGTCAGGGACTCTGGCTTTGGCGGGTAAAATGGATGGAACACTGACCCAACCCCAATTTGCAGGTGAAATGCGCTTGAAAAATGGTGCTATTTCAATGATCTCGCTGCCTGTGAATTTAAGCAATATCCAGCTTTATTCTTCGATCCGTCAGCAATCTGCCAGTATTGATGGTGCATTTAACAGTGGTCAGGGTGTTGGACGCTTAAAAGGTAATTTTGATTGGAAAAATGACCCACATTTAAATCTAACATTGAAAGGTGACAACTTATTGGTACGTCAAGCGCCGATGATCACGGCGATTGTAGAGCCTGATTTAAGCTTGGATGTTTATCCTTTTGCGCAGCGTTTAAGCTTGAAAGGGAAAATTGATGTACCACGTGCACGTATTTCAATGCCTGAAAGTTCTGCAACCGTCGTGAATTTGTCGCCTGATGTGCGTGTGGTGCAACAAGGCCAAGACTTGCTGGCGACCTTAAAAGCGGCTAAACCGTGGGATATTCGTGCTGATATGACCGTGACTTTAGGCAATCAAGTCATTTTCCAAGGTTTCGAAAGTACCATACCATTGGTCGGTCGTTTGCACTTATCACAACGTGGTTTAGAAACTGCCATGCGTGCCAATGGTGCGATTGGTGTCAGTCAAAAAGTGAAGATTGAAGCCTATGGCCAAAGTCTTGATTTGAATCGAGCGATTGCACGTTTCAATGGACCATTGGCCAACCCGACGTTGGATATTGATGCCAATAAACCGGTTCAAGGTAGTATGGTCGGGGTCCGTGTCACGGGTACAGCGACTGTGCCGAATATTCAGATTTATAACGATGCCGGCTTGTCTGAACAAGAAGCCTTGAATGCCTTACTGACAGGCCGTATTAATGAAGGTAACAGTGGTTTAAGTAATACCGAAGGCTTTAAGTCAGACGTAAATAACACCATTGCTGCAGCGGGTATCAGTATGGGCTTGGGCGGTACGCGTGCCTTGACCAACCAGATTGGTCGAACCTTTGGTTTGAGTGGTTTGGCATTGGATGCACAGGGTACAGGGGATGATACGCAGGTGAGTCTGACAGGCTATATCACACCAGATCTATTTATTCGTTATGGTATTGGTGTATTTACCCCAGTGAATAAATTGACCTTGCGTTATCAGATGAACCGTCGCTTATATCTGGAAGCGAGTCAGTCTTTAGAACGTGCAATTGACGTATTCTATAACTGGAGATTCTAA